From the genome of Candidatus Tectomicrobia bacterium:
CGCGGGAAGGACGTCTCCTTCAAGGAGAAGATGGACCGGCTGAACGAGATGGCGGCCAAGGCGGGGCGGGGGAAAATCCCCGTCTCGCTCTTCTTCGCGCCCCCCGAGGCGGGAGCGCTCGAGCGCCACAAGAAGGACGGCGTCCACCGCTGCCTCTTCTACCTCCCCTCGGCCGGGAAGGACATTCTTCTCCCCAAGCTGGACGAGCTGGCGGCGCTGGCGCGGAAGGTGGGGTAGGCCTTGTTGTCATTCCGAGCGCAGCGAGGAATCTAGGAGGATGGCCGCTGACGAAGATTCCTCGCTCCCGTTGGTCGCTCGGAATGACATCTTTTGGTTGGTTGGCTTTTTTCTGTAGGGGCGGGTTTCAAACCCGCCCCTACGGGTAGCCGGATGATGGATGTCGTAGGTGCAGGCACAGGGATCTGCCCCTAGGATGCGCGGATACGGATTTGTAGGGGCGGCCTCTGTGTCCCCTCTGCGAAGGGCCTGACAATCCTTGGTGTTTCAGGGCAGAAGGTGCATCCCCAGGAAGGCCACGGCCAGGGCGAGGAAGATCGTCACGAAGGCGGCGTAGGCGTGGACCTGGCGCAGGTCCTCCCGCCCGATGGCTAGGCGCAGGCGGCGGCCCAGCCAGGCTGTCAGGAAGAGGAGGGCGAGCGCCAGGGTGGCGAAGAAGGCGTGGGCGGTCTGGAGGACGGTTTCCCGCAGGGCGAGGCCCATCCCCGCCACCCCCAGGAGATAGCCCACCGGGAGGAGGGCGGCGAACCAGCGGCCCAGGCGCATGTGCCGGGCCGCGAGGTGGGCCCGCGCCGGCCCCGCCCCCGCGCGGCGCGCCCGGCGCAGCCTGAGCCCATAGGTCAGGACCGCCAGCCCTAGCCCCAGGACCAGCACCTGGAAGGCAGGGTGGAGGTAGGGGGAGAGGCCGGTCACGGGGGGATTCCTCTCTGGCGCATAAAAGAAGATGTCATTCTGAACGGAGCGAAGCGGAGTGAAGAATCTTCGCGTATCGCCGCCCGCGAAGATTCCTCGCTGCGCTCGGAATGACACCCTCTTTGGCCGGGTCGACCCTACAAAATCCCATACGACGTCCACCCGTAGCGGCCTATTGCAATATGCCCCTACGGGACCAACGAAATTCCGCCCCCCATTGTCGCCCCTTGGGCGCGGGGCTACAATGCCCGCGTCCCAAGAAGCGCGGCGCGCACTCTCTCTCATCCGGCGAGGTCCGCATGAACATCGAGGAGATCCGCGCCATCGCGCGCGGCAGCAAGGTGTACGACCTGGGCGTGGAGCTCTTCCCGGGGATGCCCCACATCCCCCTGCACGGCCCCTTCGGCTACTCCATGATCCGCGAGCACGGGGACCTCATGTACCCCGAGGGCGCCTGCGCGGCGGTGGACATGTTCTTCTGCACCGGCCACACCGGCACCCACGTGGACGCCTTCGGCCACGTCTCGAAGGACATGAAGCTCCACGGCGGCGTGGACGCGGCCTCCCACCAGACCAAGACCGGGGGCATCGTGGGGCTCGGCATCGAGACCGTGGCCCCCATCGTGCGGCGGGGGGTGCTCCTCGACGCGGCCGCCCACTTGAAGAAGGACGTGCTCGAGCCCGCCCGGCCCGTCACCCGGGAGGAGCTCCAGGCCGTGGCCTCCGCCCAGGGCACCCGGATCGAGGCGGGGGACGTGGTGCTCGTCCGCACCGGGCACATCCGCCACTGGCCCAAGAAGGACTTCTACCACCAGAAGGGAGGGGTCCCCGGCGTCCACATCGAGGCCGCCCGCTGGCTCGCGGACCAGGGCATCTTCATGCTCGGGGGGGACAACTTCGCCGTCGAGGTCGTCCCCGCCCCGAGCCTCCCCGTCCACTGCCACATGCTGGTCGAGAAGGGCATCCACCTGCTGGAGGTGGGCTTCTTCGAGGAGCTGAGCCGCGACCGCGCCTACGAGTTCCTCCTCGTCGCGCTCCCCCTCAAGATCCGGGGCGGCACCGGCTCCCCGACAAGGCCGGTGGCGATCGTGTGAAATCGAGAATCCAAAGAAAGATGGACGAGGGTGATGAAGGTGTAGGGACGTATTGCGATGCGCCCCTACGTGTCCGATAGGAGCAAGGTTTAGCCCCCTCTCCCCTTGGGAGAGGGTTGGGGTGAGGGGGATTCACCTCATGGGTTTTCCCTCACCCTGCCCTCTCCCGGAGGGAGAGGGAAACCCTGCAAAGCCGTCAGTGCGGAAAGCTCTCCTGGAGACTCACCCATGATCCAGCGCTTCAACGTCTTCCCCTCGGACATGTACCGCGTGGCGGGGAACAACCAGGTGCTCTACACCCCGGTCGTGGCGGTTCGGACGGGGGACCACGTGCACATCTACGTCTCCGGGCGCACCTCGCGCCTCCTGGACGGCTCCCTGGCCGGGGAGGGGGACATGCGCGCCCAGATACGGCTCACCTGCGAGAACGTGGGCAAGGCCCTCGCGGGGGTGGGGGCGGGCTTCGCGGACGTGGTGCGCACCAACACCTACGCCACCGACCTCGAGGCCTACTACCGCTGCGTGGACGAGCGGGCCCGGTTCTTCACCGCGCCGCTGCCCACGAGCACTGTGGTGGGGGTCACCCGCCTCGCCATGCCCGGGATGCTCGTCGAGATCGAGGTGGAGGCCATCATCGAGCCGGAGCGGCTGAGGGTGGAGGGGTAGGAGGGCGGCTTGGCCTTTTCGCCCTTTCTCAGGATGCGGGGAGGCTTGTCGCTTCCCGCCAGCTCCGGCTCAGGTTGCTGAGCACGACGAACGCCGAATACAGAGCGATGCAGACCAGGGTGTATCCCGAATACAAGACGCGGCCCTCGAACATCTGGATGATGAAAACGAGCATCGGCCCGGCGGCCCGGATGACGTTGGTGGTGATGGACGGCGTATGGGAGATGCCGATCTGGAACAGGTAGTTGGGCGCGATGATCAGGAGCACCAGGGCCACGGAGACGGACGCGAGGGCGCCATAGGAATGTTGGCCCGCCGCTCCCGCGCCTCCGGCCAGAATCGCGGCGAATGAGACGAGGGCGATCGCGACGAAGCGGACGGACACGATCGCCTCCGGGGACACGCCGTTCTCGTTCATGCGCTTGCTGATGAGATTGTAAAGAGCCAGCGATACGCCCCCCAGGAAGGCCAGCGCGAGGCTGTGGATGCTCGCCGCCGCGCCGGGGGTCCTCAGCCCTGACAGCCCCGCAATCTCCACCCCCGCCAGCAGGAGCAGCGAAGCCAGGATTCCGCCGTTGAGCCATTTCTCAATGGTGCGGATGGGGGTGGGAAGCGCGATATGGACCCCCAGGATTCGCAGGAAAACAACGGTGAACGGGCCGATCCCGACATAGAGGGTGTTGGCGATGGAGGGCTCGATGTTCTTCAGCGCGTGGAAATATGAAAGCCACGCCGCCGCCGTGACGAGGTTGACCCAGACGGCGTCGCGCCAGTGGCGGCGGAGCCTCGCCCACTGGTCCGGCTGCCTGAGGCCGACCGCGGCGGCGAAATAGAGCGTACAGAGAATGGAAACCAGGGCGACAACTTCGAAATAGCTGAACGTCTGGAACACGCCGCCCAGATAGACGTCCCTGACCGCCGAGAAGAGGACGAACAGCACGATGGTGAGGGGCCACCAATTGATTCTGCCCATTGGCGCGCCTCCCTTCACCTTTTCGCGGCGGTTTTTTTCTTCCTCCCCTTGTGTTCCGCGGCCAGCAGCCTCTCCTTCCGATCCAGCCCCCAGCGGTAGCCGGCGAGGGCGCCGTCCGAGCGCACGGCCCGGTGGCAGGGGACGAGGAGGCAGACGGGGTTCCGGGCGCAGGCGCTCCCCACGGCGCGGGCGCCGTTCTTCATCCCCAGCGCCCGGGCGATCCCGGCATAGCTCCGGGTTTCACCGGGCGGAATTTCCTGCAGGTGCTCCCACACCCGCCGCTGGAAGGCCGTCGCCCGCACGTCGAGGGGCAGCGCCGCAGCGGGCGCCTTCCCGTCCATGAGGCCCAGGACGGCCCGGAGCGCCCCGCCCAGGCCCCGGTCGTCGCGCGAGAGCCCGGCGCGGGGGAACTCCCGGCGGATCTCCTCTTCGAGAAAAGCCTCGGTGTCCCCGAGCTGGACGGCGCAAACGCCCCGCTCCGTCGCCGCCACCAGGACGCGCCCCAGGGGGCAGGGCGCCGTGGCGTAGCGGATGGCGAGCCCCGTCCCGCCCCGGCGGTAGCGGCCCGGCGTCATGCCGAGGAGCGCCCCCGCCTTCTCATAGAGGCGGCTCGCGGAGCCGTAGCCGGCCTCGTAGAGGGAGGGGGCGATGGCGGCGCCCGCGCGGAGCGAGCCCTTCAGGCGGCCGAGGCG
Proteins encoded in this window:
- a CDS encoding DUF4079 family protein, producing the protein MTGLSPYLHPAFQVLVLGLGLAVLTYGLRLRRARRAGAGPARAHLAARHMRLGRWFAALLPVGYLLGVAGMGLALRETVLQTAHAFFATLALALLFLTAWLGRRLRLAIGREDLRQVHAYAAFVTIFLALAVAFLGMHLLP
- a CDS encoding cyclase family protein, with the translated sequence MNIEEIRAIARGSKVYDLGVELFPGMPHIPLHGPFGYSMIREHGDLMYPEGACAAVDMFFCTGHTGTHVDAFGHVSKDMKLHGGVDAASHQTKTGGIVGLGIETVAPIVRRGVLLDAAAHLKKDVLEPARPVTREELQAVASAQGTRIEAGDVVLVRTGHIRHWPKKDFYHQKGGVPGVHIEAARWLADQGIFMLGGDNFAVEVVPAPSLPVHCHMLVEKGIHLLEVGFFEELSRDRAYEFLLVALPLKIRGGTGSPTRPVAIV
- a CDS encoding RidA family protein, with the translated sequence MIQRFNVFPSDMYRVAGNNQVLYTPVVAVRTGDHVHIYVSGRTSRLLDGSLAGEGDMRAQIRLTCENVGKALAGVGAGFADVVRTNTYATDLEAYYRCVDERARFFTAPLPTSTVVGVTRLAMPGMLVEIEVEAIIEPERLRVEG
- the ada gene encoding bifunctional DNA-binding transcriptional regulator/O6-methylguanine-DNA methyltransferase Ada, yielding MNDKELWKAVAGRDARFDGRFVYAVRSTGVYCRPSCPSRRPGREQVRFFPLPELAEAEGFRPCRRCRPREAGWAPGLDRVRRAVRLIEENDGEALPLAALAARAGASPFHLQREFKRAVGVTPRQYADALRLGRLKGSLRAGAAIAPSLYEAGYGSASRLYEKAGALLGMTPGRYRRGGTGLAIRYATAPCPLGRVLVAATERGVCAVQLGDTEAFLEEEIRREFPRAGLSRDDRGLGGALRAVLGLMDGKAPAAALPLDVRATAFQRRVWEHLQEIPPGETRSYAGIARALGMKNGARAVGSACARNPVCLLVPCHRAVRSDGALAGYRWGLDRKERLLAAEHKGRKKKTAAKR